The following coding sequences lie in one Pseudarthrobacter phenanthrenivorans Sphe3 genomic window:
- a CDS encoding nitrobindin family protein: MPIEIPTDLTPELVPLSWLIGEWEGRGRLGSGDEDSEHFLQHVSFTHNGLPYLQYRAESWLTDDDGTRLRPLTVETGFWALERKQLDADGGPGLIPADIVPALKSADEVEALRNKEGGFDISVSISHPGGISELYYGQIKGPQIQLTTDMVMRGSHSKDYSAATRIFGLVDGNLLWRWDVAVGGKEGKGLEAHASAFLKKVS, encoded by the coding sequence GTGCCCATTGAGATTCCTACAGATCTGACCCCGGAACTTGTTCCCCTGTCCTGGCTCATTGGTGAGTGGGAGGGCCGCGGCCGGCTCGGCAGCGGGGATGAGGACTCGGAGCACTTCCTGCAGCACGTGTCGTTCACGCACAACGGGCTGCCTTACCTTCAGTACCGTGCCGAAAGCTGGCTGACTGACGACGACGGTACGCGCCTGCGGCCGCTCACGGTGGAGACCGGCTTCTGGGCGCTGGAGCGCAAACAGTTGGATGCCGACGGCGGCCCCGGGCTGATTCCCGCCGACATCGTTCCCGCGTTGAAGAGTGCCGACGAAGTCGAGGCGCTGCGCAACAAGGAGGGCGGCTTCGACATCTCGGTGTCAATCTCGCATCCGGGCGGCATTTCTGAGTTGTACTACGGGCAGATCAAGGGTCCGCAGATCCAGCTCACCACGGATATGGTGATGCGCGGCAGCCACTCCAAGGATTACAGCGCCGCCACCAGGATCTTCGGCCTGGTGGACGGGAACCTCCTGTGGCGGTGGGACGTCGCCGTGGGCGGCAAGGAAGGCAAGGGACTGGAAGCCCACGCGTCCGCGTTCCTCAAGAAAGTCTCCTGA